One Betta splendens chromosome 16, fBetSpl5.4, whole genome shotgun sequence genomic window carries:
- the rpl18 gene encoding 60S ribosomal protein L18 isoform X2, translating into MGVDIRHNKDRKVRRKEPKSQDIYLRLLVKLYRFLARRTNAPFNKVVLRRLFMSRTNRPPISISRLIRKMRLPGRENKTAVVVGTVTDDVRLHKIPNLKVCALRVTDGARSRILKAGGKVMTFDQLALASPKGLGTVLLSGPRKAREVYRHFGKAPGTPHSHTKPYVRSKGRKFERARGRRASRGYKN; encoded by the exons ATG GGAGTTGACATCAGACACAACAAAGACCGTAAGGTGCGCAGGAAGGAGCCAAAGAGCCAGGACATTTACCTGAGGCTCCTGGTTAAg TTGTACCGGTTCCTGGCCCGGCGCACTAATGCTCCCTTCAACAAGGTTGTCCTGAGGAGGCTCTTCATGAGCAGGACCAACAGGCCTCCGATCTCCATCTCCCGTCTG ATTCGTAAGATGAGGTTGCCTGGCCGTGAGAACAaaactgctgttgttgttggaacGGTGACTGATGACGTCAGGCTTCATAAAATCCCCAACCTCAAG GTCTGTGCTCTGAGAGTAACTGATGGTGCCCGCAGTAGAATCTTGAAGGCAGGCGGTAAGGTCATGACCTTCGACCAGCTGGCTTTGGCTTCTCCCAAGGGACTTGGCACAGTGCTGCTGTCAG gacCCCGCAAAGCCAGAGAGGTGTACAGGCACTTTGGAAAAGCTCCTGGAACCCCTCACAGCCACACCAA GCCCTATGTGCGCTCCAAGGGCAGGAAGTTCGAGAGAGCTCGTGGCCGCAGAGCCAGCCGTGGCTACAAGAACTag
- the LOC129603152 gene encoding uncharacterized protein LOC129603152: protein MRPSVPATLEPGSERGLPWGRDLYTFVTSAAGHMMRTLQKPRKNRPSKRQVNHRRFLHNMIQRKFADIEAANHRLASAIYFKEEDRNAPSAASEKPESDDASETNPPAEPQKRSLHRDADGHSRPASDVSVGSRQTEDGEKKQLSPAHLWKRQPKSQSTTGAARRNSLSTGRQKRARGGPTAVGFALTDSPKGTDYHSGAAAFQPEPCEDSSHVKAAGSLPQAHTLLQDAGFTPDKDASPSFSPPLSPLSIDSCDFSIQMLTDVCAHPQRSIADMEESQWADIMDLFGGDAEACVESVGAEQLPFPGPSHSLCSTRCESEDPCGDGGEYGAYGRQRGPGTNPAGSAQFNSFAPARGPDAPISYHYAASAPHTYQSPQEDGRVLGGCENHLHFTPFEGVAQSFCAPLHPPEHRSIPTPPRDDDWLFTDILKDTGEPPGC from the exons ATGAGACCGTCTGTCCCTGCGACTCTGGAGCCCGGCTCAGAGCGAGGGCTCCCCTGGGGCCGCGATCTCTACACTTTTGTCACATCGGCAGCGGGTCACATGATGAGGACCCTACAGAAGCCTCGGAAGAACCGTCCGTCCAAGCGGCAGGTCAACCACCGCCGCTTCCTGCACAACATGATCCAGCG GAAGTTTGCAGACATAGAGGCGGCAAACCACCGTCTGGCATCAGCTATTTATTTTAAGGAAGAAGACAGAAATGCTCCGTCTGCGGCGTCGGAGAAGCCGGAGTCAGACGACGCCTCTGAAACCAACCCTCCGGCCGAGCCGCAGAAACGCAGCCTGCACAGAGACGCCGACGGCCACTCACGACCTGCGAGTGACGTCTCTGTCGGGTCACGTCAAACTGAGGACGGTGAGAAGAAGCAGCTGAGTCCGGCGCATCTTTGGAAGCGTCAGCCTAAATCGCAGTCCACCACCGGCGCCGCTAGAAGGAACAGTCTGAGCACGGGGAGGCAGAAAAGGGCCCGCGGAGGCCCCACGGCGGTGGGATTCGCGCTCACGGACTCCCCAAAAGGCACGGACTACCACAGCGGGGCGGCGGCCTTCCAGCCTGAGCCGTGTGAAGACAGCAGCCACGTGAAAGCAGCCGGCAGCCTCCCACAAGCTCACACCCTTCTACAGGACGCTGGGTTCACCCCAGACAAGGACGCGTCTCCATCCTTCTCCCCGCCTCTCTCCCCGTTGTCTATTGACTCCTGTGACTTCTCCATCCAGATGTTGACAGACGTCTGCGCGCATCCACAGAGGAGCATCGCCGACATGGAGGAGAGCCAGTGGGCAGATATAATGGACCTGTTCGGCGGCGACGCGGAGGCCTGTGTGGAAAGCGTCGGAGCGGAGCAGCTTCCGTTTCCAGGTCCGTCCCACAGCTTGTGCAGCACCAGATGTGAGTCTGAGGATCCATGCGGCGACGGAGGCGAGTACGGCGCCTACGGCCGTCAGAGGGGTCCGGGCACGAACCCGGCTGGAAGCGCACAGTTCAACAGCTTTGCCCCAGCTCGCGGTCCAGATGCACCGATCAGCTATCACTACGCCGCGTCAGCACCGCACACGTACCAGAGCCCACAGGAAGACGGCCGTGTGCTGGGCGGCTGCGAAAACCATTTACATTTCACACCCTTTGAGGGTGTCGCTCAGTCGTTCTGTGCCCCCCTGCATCCTCCTGAGCACCGTTCTATTCCAACACCTCCCCGTGACGACGACTGGCTGTTCACCGATATCCTGAAAGACACCGGGGAGCCGCCCGGCTGCTAG
- the si:ch211-120k19.1 gene encoding mpv17-like protein translates to MNRAWAVFKAHPYISNVMGYTALFASADLIQQSMLGGKPTGPKGSVGIDWGQTARVATVGFCFHANFNYHWLRGLERMLPGAGVRTVASKVVIDQLVAAPLTISAFYIGLSLLEKKGDPLEDWRQNFWTSYKAGVVYWSTMQAVNFAFIPPVARTVFLGGIALTFTIFLCHLRHHRSRKAE, encoded by the exons ATGAATCGAGCCTGGGCTGTTTTCAAGGCCCATCCGTACATTAGTAACGTCATGGGATACACAGCACTGTTTGCCTCAGCCGACCTCATACAGCAGAGCATGCTGGGTGGGAAACCTACAGGACCAAAGGGCTCAGTTGGGATAGATTGGGGTCAAACTGCTCGCGTGGCCACTGTTGGCTTCTGTTTTCATGCAAACTTTAACTACCACTGGCTCAGAGGGCTGGAAAGGATGCTGCCTGGAGCCGGAGTAAGGACCGTGGCATCAAAAGTTGTGATAGATCAGCTGGTCGCAGCTCCTCTCACCATCAGTGCGTTTTATATAG GTTTGAGTTTACTAGAAAAAAAAGGTGACCCACTTGAGGACTGGAGACAGAATTTTTGGACATCTTACAAG GCTGGGGTAGTATACTGGTCAACAATGCAG GCAGTAAACTTTGCGTTTATTCCTCCTGTGGCTCGGACAGTGTTTCTGGGAGGCATCGCTCTGACTTTTACAATCTTCTTGTGCCACCTCAGGCATCATCGTAGCCGCAAGGCAGAATAA